From Polyangiaceae bacterium, a single genomic window includes:
- a CDS encoding tetratricopeptide repeat protein: MRGLKSIGYGACLVACAGACSPAAPAENPEPSPADTTTTSATYSPPPPAPLPSAPATGPGSGAPTLGAGGAPAAPSTGTPPAAPPPSGPPPGSLARGDGTPADAELEAGDKAYLADDMKLAKTHYTKAKRLAPKDPAPRVGLLRVALADSGVATDYAAAPKNPKIKALVREADAVIKLDPNYGPPHVEKGRMLLILGEADSALAALGRGVELAPQDPEAHSALGVARLALGKTEEALKSFERAVELDRSNPDRLTNLGTAYMLRGKVDQAISTYQRAVNLAPSDPRAHGDLGTAYLAAGRPKEAIGELKRAIQLDERATFLSNLGYAQQLSGDLKSAIATYRKALKLDPKLGSAWINLGTALAKQGDVAEAEKAFKTALKLDPSDPRAKANLAELEELKKQK, from the coding sequence GTGAGAGGTCTGAAGAGCATCGGTTACGGCGCCTGCTTGGTCGCGTGCGCTGGGGCCTGTTCTCCCGCAGCGCCGGCTGAGAATCCGGAGCCGAGCCCGGCGGACACGACGACCACCAGCGCGACTTACTCGCCGCCGCCCCCTGCACCGCTACCGAGCGCTCCAGCAACGGGGCCGGGCAGTGGAGCGCCAACGCTCGGCGCAGGCGGCGCTCCTGCGGCGCCCTCCACGGGGACGCCGCCTGCTGCGCCGCCGCCGTCGGGACCGCCACCCGGGAGCTTGGCGCGTGGCGATGGAACTCCGGCGGATGCCGAGCTCGAGGCGGGGGACAAAGCCTACCTCGCCGACGACATGAAGCTCGCGAAGACGCACTACACCAAAGCGAAGCGCCTCGCGCCGAAGGACCCCGCGCCTCGGGTGGGTCTCTTGCGCGTCGCCCTCGCGGACAGCGGGGTCGCAACGGACTACGCGGCCGCGCCGAAGAACCCGAAGATCAAGGCCCTGGTTCGCGAGGCGGACGCCGTGATCAAGCTCGACCCGAACTACGGCCCGCCCCACGTCGAGAAGGGGCGCATGCTGTTGATCCTCGGGGAAGCGGACTCCGCGCTGGCCGCCCTCGGCCGCGGCGTTGAGCTCGCTCCTCAAGATCCCGAGGCGCACTCCGCGCTCGGAGTGGCTCGTCTCGCCCTCGGCAAGACGGAGGAAGCGCTGAAGTCCTTCGAGCGCGCCGTGGAGCTCGACCGGAGCAACCCGGACCGACTCACCAACCTCGGCACCGCCTACATGCTGAGGGGCAAGGTGGACCAAGCCATCAGCACCTATCAGCGCGCGGTGAACCTCGCGCCGAGTGATCCGCGCGCCCACGGCGATCTGGGCACTGCGTATCTCGCGGCGGGGCGCCCGAAGGAAGCCATCGGAGAGCTGAAGCGTGCGATCCAGCTGGATGAGCGCGCCACCTTTCTGTCGAACCTGGGCTATGCGCAGCAGCTGAGCGGCGACCTGAAGTCAGCCATCGCCACCTATCGCAAGGCGCTCAAGCTGGACCCGAAGCTCGGTTCCGCGTGGATTAATCTGGGGACCGCCCTCGCCAAGCAAGGCGACGTCGCCGAGGCGGAGAAGGCGTTCAAGACCGCGCTCAAGCTGGACCCGAGCGATCCGCGCGCGAAGGCCAACCTGGCGGAGCTCGAAGAGCTGAAGAAGCAAAAGTAG
- a CDS encoding acyl-CoA carboxylase subunit beta, translating to MRERVRELEARRARVREMGGPERIEKQHSRGKLTARERMALFFDDGVWFEVGLHGRTMGAAGDAGLVPADGVLTGFGKVDGRMVCAAAYDFTVKGGSIGQTGEEKVTRLRSMSLKGRWPMVWFIDSAGARIDPSHSHPDTLSLFAGSGHLFREQVIMSGVVPQVAAMVGPGAAGTAYIPGLADFVPMVRGIGSMALAGPPLVKAVTGEEIDEQSLGGSKVHTQLSGVGDAEVDDDAQCVELVRRYLSYFPSHCEEAPPSLPVTDPIERRAETLLDVIPDSPRQPYDMYQVIDAIIDHGERLDLKPGFGRSLITCLARIGGRSIGIVANQPMELGGVLENDASDKGAHFIQVCDAFGIPLVFLQDTPGFMVGSRVEHAGIIRHGAKMLHAMSAATVPKLTVVVRKGYGAGYYVMCGRAYEPDLLLAWPGAEISVMGAEGMLGIAGRKLFGGMEPPADVKAQIVERLQANIDIDRVAGWALVDDVIDPRDTRLALAWGLELTAHKRVERPAKKRGVMPV from the coding sequence ATGCGTGAGCGCGTCCGCGAACTCGAGGCTCGGCGCGCAAGGGTGCGCGAAATGGGCGGCCCGGAGCGCATCGAGAAGCAGCACAGCCGGGGTAAGCTCACGGCTCGCGAGCGCATGGCGCTGTTCTTCGATGATGGCGTGTGGTTCGAGGTTGGCCTCCACGGGCGCACCATGGGGGCGGCAGGGGATGCGGGGCTCGTCCCAGCGGACGGTGTGCTCACCGGTTTCGGCAAGGTGGACGGTCGCATGGTGTGCGCCGCGGCCTATGACTTCACGGTCAAGGGCGGGAGCATCGGGCAAACCGGCGAAGAGAAGGTGACGCGCCTCCGGTCGATGTCGCTCAAAGGTCGCTGGCCCATGGTGTGGTTCATCGACTCAGCAGGCGCGCGCATCGATCCGTCGCACTCACACCCCGACACGCTCTCGCTCTTCGCGGGTTCCGGGCACCTGTTTCGCGAGCAGGTGATCATGAGCGGCGTGGTGCCTCAGGTCGCCGCAATGGTTGGCCCCGGCGCGGCGGGTACGGCGTACATCCCCGGCCTCGCGGACTTCGTGCCCATGGTGCGAGGCATTGGTTCCATGGCGCTTGCTGGGCCTCCTCTCGTCAAGGCAGTAACGGGCGAAGAAATCGACGAGCAGTCTCTTGGCGGCTCGAAGGTGCACACCCAGCTGAGCGGCGTGGGCGACGCGGAAGTCGACGACGACGCCCAGTGCGTCGAGCTCGTGCGCCGCTACCTGAGCTACTTCCCCTCCCACTGTGAAGAGGCGCCGCCCAGCCTGCCCGTGACGGATCCCATCGAGCGCCGCGCGGAAACGCTGCTCGACGTGATCCCGGATAGTCCACGGCAGCCTTACGATATGTATCAGGTGATCGATGCCATCATCGACCACGGAGAGCGCCTCGACCTCAAGCCAGGCTTCGGTCGCAGCTTGATCACGTGCTTGGCGCGCATCGGCGGGCGCTCCATCGGCATCGTCGCGAACCAGCCCATGGAGCTCGGAGGCGTGCTCGAGAATGACGCGAGCGACAAGGGCGCGCACTTCATCCAAGTTTGTGATGCTTTCGGGATCCCCTTGGTGTTCTTGCAGGACACGCCGGGCTTCATGGTGGGGAGCCGTGTCGAACACGCCGGCATCATTCGTCACGGCGCCAAGATGCTCCACGCGATGAGCGCCGCCACGGTCCCCAAGCTGACTGTAGTCGTCCGCAAGGGCTACGGCGCTGGCTACTACGTCATGTGTGGTCGTGCGTACGAACCCGATCTGCTCCTCGCCTGGCCTGGCGCCGAGATCAGCGTCATGGGCGCCGAAGGCATGCTCGGAATTGCCGGAAGGAAACTATTCGGAGGCATGGAGCCGCCTGCCGACGTGAAGGCGCAGATCGTCGAACGCTTGCAGGCCAACATCGACATCGATCGGGTTGCTGGCTGGGCTCTGGTTGATGACGTGATCGACCCTCGAGACACGCGTCTGGCGCTCGCGTGGGGCCTCGAACTCACAGCGCACAAACGCGTCGAACGCCCTGCGAAGAAGCGCGGCGTGATGCCGGTGTAG
- a CDS encoding four helix bundle protein: MLEIYPFILETITLIRPLCQRVSRADPDLGRQLSRAQSSVALNVAEGAYSRGRNSAARFHTAMGSAREALACLEVAAALGHIAPVDEALVQRFNRIVGTLHRLAIK, encoded by the coding sequence ATGCTCGAAATTTATCCGTTCATTCTTGAGACCATCACGCTCATTCGCCCCTTGTGTCAGCGGGTTAGTCGGGCGGATCCCGACCTGGGGCGGCAGCTCTCGCGCGCGCAGTCGTCGGTCGCGCTCAACGTTGCTGAAGGCGCCTACAGCCGCGGGCGCAACTCGGCGGCGCGCTTTCACACGGCGATGGGTTCCGCGCGGGAGGCGCTGGCTTGTCTCGAAGTCGCAGCGGCGCTGGGGCACATTGCGCCTGTGGATGAGGCGCTCGTGCAGCGCTTCAACCGCATCGTTGGCACCTTGCATCGGCTCGCTATCAAGTGA
- a CDS encoding 3-keto-5-aminohexanoate cleavage protein translates to MAEATQTERDPDVCVITAALTGVLANRKQCPGIPYTPEEIADEAKRAYDAGASVVHLHARNDDGSPTFSPATFAKIKAEIQKRCPVILNFSTGTILDDVSDQCTYLRECKPAIGALNMGSMNYSKYSKSQKRFVFDMIFPNNYEKIIKLLSAMNEAGVKPELECFDTGHTHGIWPLLDMGVLKPPFQFSFIVGVLGGIPPTVESLQLQTKIMPSGHEWEVIGISHGHWKMLATALVLGGNIRTGLEDHLYLPNGEMARSNGELVEVAATLCQSTGRKVATVEEARKILQVPDNC, encoded by the coding sequence ATGGCTGAAGCGACTCAAACCGAACGCGATCCCGATGTCTGCGTGATCACCGCGGCGCTCACTGGCGTCCTCGCCAATCGCAAGCAGTGCCCTGGCATTCCCTACACCCCTGAAGAGATCGCAGACGAAGCGAAGCGCGCGTACGACGCCGGCGCCAGCGTGGTGCACTTGCACGCGCGCAACGACGACGGCTCCCCGACGTTCTCGCCGGCGACGTTCGCCAAGATCAAGGCGGAGATCCAGAAGCGCTGTCCCGTGATCTTGAACTTCTCTACGGGCACCATCCTCGATGATGTCTCCGATCAGTGCACCTACCTCCGCGAGTGCAAGCCAGCGATCGGGGCGCTGAACATGGGCAGCATGAACTACTCGAAGTACTCGAAGAGCCAGAAGCGCTTCGTCTTCGACATGATCTTCCCGAACAACTACGAAAAGATCATCAAGCTCTTGAGCGCGATGAACGAAGCCGGAGTGAAGCCCGAGCTCGAGTGCTTCGATACCGGTCACACCCACGGGATCTGGCCGCTGCTCGACATGGGCGTGCTCAAGCCGCCGTTTCAGTTCTCGTTCATCGTGGGCGTGCTTGGCGGCATCCCACCAACCGTCGAATCGCTGCAACTCCAGACCAAGATCATGCCCTCCGGCCACGAGTGGGAAGTCATCGGTATCAGCCACGGTCACTGGAAGATGCTTGCTACTGCCCTGGTTCTCGGCGGAAACATCCGCACGGGGCTCGAAGACCACCTGTACTTGCCGAACGGTGAGATGGCGAGGAGCAACGGTGAGCTCGTCGAAGTCGCGGCGACGCTGTGCCAGAGCACTGGGCGCAAAGTCGCGACGGTGGAAGAAGCCCGTAAGATCCTCCAGGTCCCCGACAACTGCTGA
- a CDS encoding DUF444 family protein, whose amino-acid sequence MSLKIDQDHSRFRNIVRGRIRKNLRDYISSGEMIGRKGKDLVSIPIPHIDIPRFTFGQKQQGGVGQGDGKPGDSMGGEEGDGKGQAGSDAGEHVLEVDVTLDELAEILGEELELPQIQPKGKSVVVSAKDRYTGIRRVGPESLKHFKRTYREALKRSISTGVYDPGNPLIVPQKDDKRFRSWKTDTEPVANCVILYMMDVSGSMGDEQKEIVRIESFWIDAWLQKQYRGVESRYIIHDAVAREVDRDTFFHTRESGGTMISSAYKLCSQIIDDHYPSEEWNIYPFHFSDGDNWSMDDTLNCVQLLKQKLLPRVNMFAYGQVESPYGSGQFIKDLREHFASDDRVVTSEIRDKDAIVGSIKEFLGKGN is encoded by the coding sequence ATGTCGCTGAAGATCGATCAAGATCACTCGCGCTTCCGCAACATCGTGCGTGGGCGCATCCGCAAGAACTTGCGGGACTACATCTCGAGCGGCGAGATGATCGGGCGCAAGGGTAAGGATCTAGTCAGCATCCCAATCCCGCACATCGACATCCCGCGCTTCACCTTCGGGCAGAAGCAGCAAGGCGGCGTCGGCCAAGGCGACGGCAAGCCCGGGGACTCGATGGGCGGCGAAGAGGGAGATGGCAAGGGCCAAGCCGGCTCCGACGCGGGCGAGCACGTGCTCGAGGTGGACGTCACCCTGGACGAGCTAGCGGAGATCCTCGGGGAAGAACTCGAGCTTCCGCAGATCCAGCCCAAGGGCAAGAGCGTCGTCGTCAGCGCGAAGGATCGCTACACGGGGATCCGCCGCGTCGGCCCCGAGAGCTTGAAGCACTTCAAGCGCACTTACCGTGAGGCGTTGAAGCGCTCGATTTCGACCGGCGTCTACGACCCAGGCAATCCGCTGATCGTTCCTCAGAAGGACGACAAACGCTTCCGCTCCTGGAAGACCGACACGGAGCCGGTCGCGAACTGTGTGATCCTCTACATGATGGACGTCTCCGGCTCGATGGGGGACGAGCAGAAGGAGATCGTGCGCATCGAGTCCTTCTGGATCGATGCCTGGCTGCAGAAGCAGTACCGCGGCGTCGAGAGCCGCTACATCATCCACGACGCCGTGGCCCGAGAAGTCGACCGGGATACCTTCTTCCACACTCGAGAGTCTGGCGGCACGATGATCAGCAGCGCCTACAAGCTGTGCAGTCAGATCATTGATGATCACTATCCCTCCGAGGAGTGGAACATCTACCCCTTCCACTTCAGCGACGGTGACAACTGGTCGATGGATGACACGCTGAACTGCGTCCAGCTGCTCAAGCAGAAGTTGCTTCCGCGCGTAAACATGTTCGCCTACGGGCAGGTGGAGAGCCCTTACGGCTCCGGCCAGTTCATCAAGGATTTGCGTGAGCACTTCGCGAGCGATGATCGGGTCGTCACCTCCGAGATCCGTGACAAGGACGCAATCGTCGGCAGCATCAAAGAGTTTTTGGGGAAGGGGAACTGA
- a CDS encoding SpoVR family protein, whose translation MPQFAIKTGIPRYLRKEQRRIEKIAEGYGLDFFPVVFEMLTYDQMNEVAAYGGFPNRYPHWRFGMDYERLAKSYEYGLSKIYEMVINNNPSFAYLLEGNSFTDQKLVMCHVYGHVDFFKNNFTFRATDLDSSGRVVDPIARDPDYEPNRKWIDKMANHGSAIRRAIDRHGIDRVEELIDQCLSLENLIDPWSPFVVREREHQASEEPEAIEVPRLRAKEYMEDFINPEDYIEGQRKKLLEEQKKQRQFPPEPRRDVLRFLLEHAPLEKWERTVLAVIREEAYYFVPQMQTKIMNEGWASYWHSRMMTEQVCDWSEIIEYADNNAGVMSTAGNRFNPYKLGVELYRHIEERWNKGQFGREWDECNDLDQKKNWDLRLGLGREKVFEVRKLYNDVTFIDEFLTPEFALEQKLFTFDWSNRNDRWEIASREFKQIKERLLFQLTNAGNPEIVVVDANFENRGELLLRHEHRGIDLRDDYAKECLKALVRLWKRPVCLLTKSENKGVILRFDGNEHTSRQTEEGSSAAATA comes from the coding sequence ATGCCTCAGTTTGCTATCAAGACCGGCATCCCGCGTTACCTGCGCAAAGAACAGCGTCGCATCGAGAAGATCGCCGAGGGCTACGGTCTCGACTTCTTCCCGGTGGTGTTCGAGATGCTGACCTACGATCAGATGAACGAGGTCGCGGCGTACGGTGGCTTTCCGAATCGCTACCCGCACTGGCGCTTCGGCATGGACTACGAGCGCCTGGCGAAGAGCTACGAATACGGCCTCTCGAAGATCTACGAGATGGTCATCAACAACAACCCGAGCTTCGCCTACTTGCTCGAGGGAAACAGCTTCACCGACCAGAAGCTGGTGATGTGCCATGTGTACGGGCACGTCGACTTCTTCAAGAACAACTTCACCTTCCGTGCGACGGACCTCGATAGCTCGGGTCGCGTCGTCGACCCAATCGCACGCGACCCGGACTATGAGCCCAACCGCAAGTGGATCGACAAGATGGCGAACCACGGCTCGGCGATCCGTCGAGCCATCGATCGTCACGGCATCGATCGCGTGGAAGAGCTAATCGACCAGTGCCTCAGCCTCGAGAACCTGATCGACCCGTGGTCGCCCTTCGTGGTGCGTGAGCGGGAACACCAGGCGAGTGAAGAGCCGGAGGCCATCGAAGTCCCGCGACTCCGCGCGAAGGAGTACATGGAGGACTTCATCAACCCCGAGGACTACATCGAGGGCCAGCGCAAGAAGCTCCTCGAGGAGCAGAAGAAGCAGCGCCAGTTCCCGCCAGAGCCTCGGCGCGACGTCCTGCGCTTCTTGCTGGAGCACGCGCCCCTCGAAAAGTGGGAGCGCACCGTGCTCGCGGTGATCCGTGAGGAAGCGTACTACTTCGTCCCCCAGATGCAGACCAAGATCATGAACGAAGGCTGGGCCTCCTACTGGCACAGTCGCATGATGACCGAGCAGGTGTGTGACTGGAGCGAGATCATCGAATACGCGGACAACAACGCCGGCGTGATGAGCACCGCAGGCAACCGCTTCAACCCATACAAGCTGGGCGTCGAGTTGTATCGCCACATCGAGGAGCGCTGGAACAAGGGCCAGTTCGGTCGCGAGTGGGATGAGTGCAACGACCTCGACCAGAAGAAGAACTGGGACCTTCGCCTCGGGCTCGGACGGGAGAAGGTGTTCGAAGTCCGAAAGCTCTACAACGACGTTACCTTCATCGACGAGTTCCTCACCCCAGAGTTTGCGCTCGAGCAGAAGCTCTTCACCTTCGACTGGTCCAACCGCAACGATCGCTGGGAGATCGCCAGCCGCGAGTTCAAGCAGATCAAGGAGCGGCTGTTGTTCCAGCTCACCAACGCCGGCAACCCGGAGATCGTGGTGGTCGACGCAAACTTCGAGAACCGTGGTGAGCTCTTGCTGCGCCATGAGCATCGCGGCATCGATCTGCGCGACGACTACGCCAAGGAATGCCTGAAGGCGTTGGTTCGCCTCTGGAAGCGTCCGGTCTGCCTGCTCACCAAGAGCGAGAACAAGGGCGTGATCTTGCGCTTCGATGGGAACGAGCACACCAGTCGCCAGACCGAGGAAGGGAGCAGCGCCGCAGCGACGGCGTGA
- a CDS encoding DNA polymerase III subunit: MSFADLLGQPVATRILTLALARGQVHHAYRFEGPDGVGKERAAFALAQALVCSEPTSEGLACGACSACRRALSLSPEEPCVPLHPDVILVARGLYSKTLGKAESNGISVQQIREVVLSRAGYSPHEGRAMVFIIRDAHELTVQAANALLKTLEEPPPATHFILLTDSPGRMLDTIRSRTLALRFGALPDQIVSRILEERGIDTAVARFAGGSASKALELSDVELSERRAEFVENIKRALQAPDLGSAISGLDLRNKDRRELRQELAFLAHSLAERARVIVSKDPGAAEKAARRYAAVGASMEALEQNASPALTVESLIATLRQG, from the coding sequence GTGAGCTTCGCGGATCTCCTCGGCCAGCCCGTTGCCACACGGATATTAACTCTGGCGCTCGCTCGGGGCCAGGTGCACCATGCCTATCGCTTCGAAGGGCCGGACGGCGTGGGCAAGGAACGCGCTGCGTTCGCGTTGGCTCAAGCGCTGGTTTGCAGTGAACCGACCTCTGAGGGGCTTGCTTGTGGCGCCTGCTCCGCCTGTCGGCGGGCGCTGAGCCTCAGCCCAGAAGAGCCGTGCGTTCCTCTGCACCCCGACGTGATTCTGGTGGCGCGGGGCTTGTACTCGAAGACCCTCGGCAAAGCCGAGAGCAATGGCATCAGCGTGCAGCAGATCCGCGAGGTGGTGCTGAGCCGTGCTGGGTACTCGCCGCACGAAGGCCGAGCGATGGTGTTCATCATCCGAGACGCCCATGAGCTCACCGTCCAAGCGGCCAACGCTCTGCTCAAGACCCTCGAGGAGCCGCCGCCTGCGACTCACTTCATCCTGCTCACCGACAGCCCAGGCAGGATGCTCGACACGATCCGCTCACGCACCCTGGCGCTGCGCTTCGGCGCCCTGCCGGATCAAATCGTCTCGCGCATCCTCGAGGAAAGAGGCATCGACACGGCGGTGGCGCGGTTCGCCGGAGGCTCCGCCAGCAAGGCCCTGGAGCTCAGCGACGTGGAGCTCTCGGAGCGGCGCGCCGAGTTCGTCGAGAACATCAAGCGCGCGCTGCAGGCGCCCGATCTCGGTTCCGCCATCTCGGGCCTCGATCTGCGCAACAAGGACCGCCGAGAGCTGCGCCAGGAGCTCGCGTTCCTCGCCCACAGCCTGGCAGAGCGCGCTCGGGTGATCGTGAGCAAGGACCCGGGCGCCGCGGAGAAGGCCGCGCGTCGCTATGCCGCTGTGGGTGCGTCGATGGAGGCGCTGGAGCAGAACGCCTCCCCCGCCCTGACCGTCGAGAGCCTGATCGCGACGCTGCGGCAAGGCTGA
- a CDS encoding thiamine phosphate synthase: MTDRAPEGSLKLRGLYAILDVDTLQARDIGVIDAAQALLAARPCALQLRAKHASARDSLALLEALVPLCRGAGVPLFMNDRPDLALLADVDGVHLGQDDLPLSELRRLCELTGKRLWVGISTHDAEQLELVLAQRPDYVAFGPLFPTQSKQNPDPVVGLPRLEAMHAKCLAAGVPLVGIGGIDLERAADLACRAEAGAVIGQLFAAGLGGVTERARDLHQRLGG; this comes from the coding sequence ATGACCGACCGAGCACCTGAAGGTTCGCTGAAGCTGCGTGGGCTCTACGCGATACTCGACGTCGACACGCTCCAGGCCCGCGATATCGGCGTGATCGATGCCGCCCAGGCGCTGCTCGCGGCGAGACCTTGCGCGCTTCAATTGCGCGCGAAACACGCGTCGGCGCGGGACAGCTTGGCGCTGCTCGAGGCGCTCGTGCCATTGTGTCGCGGCGCCGGCGTCCCGCTGTTCATGAACGATCGTCCCGATCTCGCGTTGCTCGCTGATGTCGATGGCGTGCATCTCGGCCAAGACGATCTCCCGCTGTCCGAGCTGCGTCGCTTGTGCGAGCTGACCGGGAAGCGGCTCTGGGTCGGGATCTCGACCCACGACGCGGAGCAGCTCGAACTGGTGCTCGCTCAGCGTCCTGACTACGTCGCCTTCGGCCCGCTCTTCCCCACGCAATCAAAGCAGAACCCGGATCCCGTGGTGGGGCTCCCGCGCCTCGAAGCGATGCACGCGAAGTGCCTTGCTGCGGGGGTGCCTCTGGTGGGCATTGGTGGCATCGACCTGGAGCGTGCGGCAGATTTGGCTTGCCGCGCGGAAGCGGGTGCGGTGATTGGACAACTATTCGCCGCTGGGCTCGGCGGAGTCACTGAGCGGGCAAGGGATCTACATCAACGCCTGGGCGGCTGA
- a CDS encoding DUF882 domain-containing protein, producing the protein MFRRVNRRAVTTSSSRRLTRQLAALVACAALASSAGAAPAQKALRGPTLPTRDLGPLSATSWLVGEGQSYRLPTWSEAPLLQRFVNPAVERRHPADEFWHGRFGERALKSDLHLVWLDGDADPTPGVDLHLPQLLPTESTADDLPTWLRDSQAQALAHNGEDLSSPWRGPQLLPTWAMQAPPAPSEPFSFAPLRRPCAAWEPTPREITIGRYGAETDRFLLLECDGSIAPEALDRLSVMARPPGVERPSLPLPVEPDAEAVKDGEWLHGVKLLHPRVLWLLNKLALAYPGHPIYLISGYRRDAHGSYHKKGRALDLFMSGVPNEDLFKYCHKLKDVGCGYYPNHNFIHVDVRPFGSGHPFWVDVSGPGEPSRYVDGWPGVIESGGLSWAGGG; encoded by the coding sequence GCCTTACGCGCCAGCTCGCGGCGTTGGTCGCCTGCGCTGCCCTCGCCAGTTCAGCCGGGGCAGCTCCCGCTCAGAAGGCGTTGCGTGGCCCGACGCTACCCACCCGTGATCTCGGACCGCTCAGCGCCACGTCGTGGCTCGTGGGAGAAGGTCAAAGCTATCGTCTCCCGACGTGGTCCGAGGCGCCGCTGCTGCAACGCTTCGTGAACCCAGCGGTCGAGCGGCGGCACCCCGCCGATGAGTTCTGGCATGGTCGCTTCGGCGAACGGGCGCTGAAGAGCGACCTGCACCTGGTCTGGCTCGACGGTGACGCTGATCCGACTCCAGGCGTCGACCTCCACCTCCCCCAGCTTCTCCCCACGGAATCGACAGCCGACGATTTGCCGACCTGGTTGCGCGACTCCCAGGCGCAAGCCCTGGCGCACAACGGCGAAGATTTGAGTTCACCCTGGCGGGGACCGCAGCTCTTGCCCACGTGGGCCATGCAAGCGCCCCCCGCGCCATCGGAGCCGTTTTCCTTCGCTCCGCTGCGCAGGCCTTGCGCCGCGTGGGAGCCGACGCCGCGGGAAATCACCATCGGGCGCTACGGCGCAGAGACCGATCGCTTCCTGCTACTCGAGTGCGACGGGTCGATAGCCCCAGAGGCACTCGATCGGCTGAGCGTGATGGCTCGTCCGCCGGGTGTGGAGCGCCCCTCGCTACCGCTGCCTGTCGAGCCCGACGCCGAGGCTGTGAAGGACGGCGAATGGCTGCACGGGGTCAAGCTGCTGCATCCGCGCGTGTTGTGGCTGCTGAACAAGCTTGCGCTGGCTTACCCCGGTCACCCCATCTACTTGATCAGCGGTTACCGTAGGGATGCGCACGGCAGCTACCACAAGAAGGGGCGCGCCCTCGACTTGTTCATGAGCGGCGTCCCGAACGAGGATCTGTTCAAATACTGCCACAAGCTCAAGGACGTGGGCTGCGGGTACTACCCGAACCACAATTTCATTCACGTGGACGTGCGGCCGTTCGGCAGCGGGCATCCGTTCTGGGTGGACGTATCCGGACCTGGAGAGCCTTCTCGCTATGTGGATGGCTGGCCCGGCGTGATTGAGTCCGGCGGGTTGTCTTGGGCGGGCGGCGGGTGA
- a CDS encoding MarR family transcriptional regulator: MAQATEDQPDMDGVVEAILYLYTESRRITKGLAGQYGLTGPQLAVIKMLEPKGQLSLSELSWKIRAKNSTVTGIVDRMEREGLVHRRRSKQDRRVVHISLTEKGQALAAEITIEPVQIFRTVLGELSTRDARDLKRVLTRLAQRVRELVEEGALPTDGGLGEEDG; this comes from the coding sequence ATGGCGCAAGCCACCGAGGACCAGCCCGACATGGATGGCGTGGTCGAGGCCATCCTCTACCTCTACACCGAGTCTCGGCGGATCACGAAGGGCCTGGCCGGTCAGTACGGGCTCACCGGGCCACAGCTCGCGGTGATCAAGATGCTCGAGCCGAAAGGGCAGCTCTCCTTGAGCGAGCTGTCCTGGAAGATCCGCGCGAAGAACTCCACGGTGACTGGCATCGTCGACCGCATGGAGCGCGAAGGCTTGGTGCATCGCCGCCGCTCCAAGCAGGATCGGCGTGTCGTGCATATTTCTCTCACGGAAAAGGGTCAGGCCCTCGCGGCGGAGATCACCATCGAGCCTGTGCAGATCTTCCGCACGGTGCTTGGGGAGCTCTCCACGCGAGATGCACGCGACCTCAAACGGGTACTGACCCGCCTCGCACAGCGCGTGCGTGAGCTGGTCGAAGAAGGCGCCTTACCCACGGACGGCGGCCTAGGAGAAGAAGATGGCTGA
- a CDS encoding enoyl-CoA hydratase/isomerase family protein has protein sequence MEARPYKLLLVAVSDGVCTLTLNRPERRNAIGAPMVNELLYALEDAHADSEVRSVVITGAGQAFCAGGDFSQMTGGDDAAALPPKGDYKDLLLALLNTTKPIIARVNGHAMGGGLGLVAACTFAVASTDAKLGTPEINVGLFPYMIMAVLERVVSRRRLTEMFLSGERLSADQAAEVGLINRAVAPGELDAAVAHYTAMVASKSPKTIALGLEAMRDSESLTLENKLPLLSERLLETLATEDAQEGLMAFLQKRAPEWKGR, from the coding sequence ATGGAAGCGCGTCCCTATAAGTTGCTCTTGGTCGCCGTCAGCGACGGCGTCTGCACCCTCACGTTGAACCGTCCAGAGCGCCGCAACGCCATCGGCGCGCCGATGGTCAACGAATTGCTGTATGCCTTGGAGGACGCCCACGCGGACTCCGAGGTGCGCAGCGTCGTGATCACCGGCGCCGGTCAGGCGTTCTGCGCCGGCGGTGACTTCAGCCAGATGACAGGCGGAGACGACGCAGCCGCCTTGCCACCCAAGGGCGACTACAAGGATTTGCTGCTCGCGCTGCTCAACACCACCAAGCCGATCATCGCCCGGGTCAATGGGCACGCGATGGGTGGCGGCCTGGGGCTCGTCGCCGCCTGCACCTTCGCCGTGGCGAGCACCGACGCCAAGCTCGGGACTCCGGAGATCAACGTCGGTCTCTTCCCGTACATGATCATGGCGGTGCTCGAACGCGTCGTCTCTCGGCGTCGCCTCACGGAAATGTTCCTCTCCGGAGAGCGACTGAGCGCGGACCAGGCAGCAGAGGTGGGATTGATCAATCGGGCGGTCGCCCCGGGCGAGCTAGACGCCGCTGTGGCCCACTACACGGCGATGGTCGCAAGCAAGAGCCCCAAGACCATCGCGCTCGGGCTCGAGGCGATGCGGGATAGCGAATCCCTGACGCTGGAGAACAAGCTGCCACTCTTGAGCGAACGCCTGCTCGAGACCCTGGCGACGGAGGACGCCCAGGAGGGGCTGATGGCGTTCTTGCAGAAGCGCGCGCCCGAGTGGAAGGGCCGCTAG